A genomic segment from Curtobacterium sp. MCSS17_007 encodes:
- a CDS encoding TIGR01777 family oxidoreductase, whose product MSTQPLSILVAGASGFIGTPLVRALRDAGHHVTTLVRRTPRTASEFRWSPGTRPLDPAVLDGADVVVNLAGASIGKLPWTAAYKQQILDSRVQATETLVEAMRGAASPPALFLSGSASGVYGDRPVDVLDDDAAPGTGFLADVCTAWEAAATAAPEGVRVVLLRTGVVVGQGGGALAPLVPLTKAGLGGKLGTGGQYWPWIALEDEVGAIVHLATSPDAAEVRGPVNLAGPEAAVSNRITRRVAEDLHRPSLFSVPAFALRTLLGEAADEMLLSNQRMVPRKLTDSGYRFRYASAEDAVDAAF is encoded by the coding sequence ATGTCGACCCAGCCGCTCTCGATCCTCGTCGCCGGTGCGTCCGGCTTCATTGGGACACCCCTCGTCCGTGCCCTCCGCGACGCCGGGCACCACGTCACGACGCTGGTCCGCCGCACCCCGCGGACGGCCTCCGAGTTCCGCTGGTCCCCCGGCACGCGACCGCTCGACCCGGCGGTGCTCGACGGTGCCGACGTGGTGGTCAACCTCGCCGGTGCGAGCATCGGCAAGCTGCCGTGGACCGCCGCGTACAAGCAGCAGATCCTCGACTCGCGGGTGCAGGCCACCGAGACCCTGGTCGAGGCGATGCGCGGCGCCGCCAGTCCGCCGGCACTGTTCCTGTCGGGCTCGGCATCGGGCGTGTACGGCGACCGGCCCGTCGACGTCCTCGACGACGACGCCGCCCCGGGAACGGGGTTCCTCGCGGACGTCTGCACCGCCTGGGAGGCCGCGGCGACCGCTGCCCCGGAGGGCGTCCGCGTCGTGCTGCTCCGGACCGGCGTCGTCGTCGGGCAGGGCGGCGGCGCGCTCGCGCCCCTCGTGCCGCTCACGAAGGCCGGTCTGGGCGGGAAGCTCGGCACCGGCGGGCAGTACTGGCCGTGGATCGCGCTCGAGGACGAGGTCGGCGCGATCGTGCACCTCGCCACCAGCCCGGACGCCGCCGAGGTGCGCGGACCGGTCAACCTCGCGGGCCCGGAGGCCGCGGTGTCGAACCGGATCACCCGCCGCGTCGCCGAGGACCTGCACCGCCCCTCCCTGTTCAGCGTCCCGGCCTTCGCCCTGCGCACGCTGCTGGGCGAGGCCGCCGACGAGATGCTCCTCTCGAACCAGCGGATGGTCCCGCGCAAGCTCACCGACTCCGGGTACCGGTTCCGGTACGCGTCCGCCGAGGACGCGGTCGACGCCGCCTTCTGA
- a CDS encoding tetratricopeptide repeat protein: MTALLVLYIVLVGQRAVAFVRTGQPIGIGIGVALFVVAAIGALLLVLEFRFGVRITRLGARLEREGGTPDEVVPVRASGRPTREAADELFPRYKEAVEADPGDWRAWYRLGIVYDAAGDRKRARAAMRTALAKAAAR; encoded by the coding sequence ATGACCGCGCTCCTCGTGCTCTACATCGTGCTCGTCGGGCAGCGCGCCGTCGCGTTCGTGCGCACCGGTCAGCCGATCGGCATCGGCATCGGTGTCGCGCTGTTCGTCGTCGCGGCGATCGGCGCGCTGCTCCTGGTGCTCGAGTTCCGGTTCGGCGTGCGCATCACACGGCTCGGGGCACGACTCGAACGGGAGGGCGGCACCCCGGACGAGGTGGTCCCGGTCCGGGCGTCAGGCAGACCGACACGCGAGGCCGCCGACGAGCTCTTCCCGCGGTACAAGGAGGCGGTCGAGGCCGACCCCGGCGACTGGCGTGCCTGGTACCGGCTCGGCATCGTCTACGACGCGGCCGGCGACCGCAAGCGGGCGCGCGCTGCGATGCGGACCGCACTGGCGAAGGCGGCGGCGCGCTGA